A single genomic interval of Phocoenobacter uteri harbors:
- the sstT gene encoding serine/threonine transporter SstT: protein MSNSLSSKLLNGNLVLRIAIGLVLGILLAFFNPEYAKDVGVLGQFFVRSLRAIAPILVFILVLSAIANKEVGSNSALKPVVVLYLLGTFLAALTAVILSFLFPTQLELVASPGNIAPPQGIGEILKTLVFNVVDNPFNALTSANFIGILAWAIGLGIPLRHAAQSTKTFLLDLSEAVSFVVKVVISLAPIGIFGLVADTIATNGPDAFLGYIHLLAVLLSAMAVVAFVLNPALVYWKIRRNPYPLVFTCLRESGITAFFTRSSAANIPVNMGLAERLGVRESIYSVSIPLGATINMAGAAITVTVLTLAAAYTQGLNPDFSTALLLSLVAAICACGASGVAGGSLLLIPLACSLFDIPADISAQVIGVGFIIGVIQDSAETALNSSTDVLFTTAVSIAEDNKEQADYVVEPSA, encoded by the coding sequence ATGAGTAATTCGTTATCATCAAAACTACTCAATGGTAATCTCGTATTACGTATTGCTATTGGTTTAGTACTCGGCATCTTACTTGCCTTTTTTAACCCTGAATATGCCAAAGATGTGGGTGTATTAGGGCAATTCTTTGTTCGTTCATTACGAGCAATTGCACCCATTCTTGTTTTTATTTTAGTCCTTTCAGCGATTGCGAATAAAGAAGTGGGCTCAAATAGTGCATTAAAACCCGTTGTTGTACTTTATTTACTGGGTACTTTCTTAGCGGCATTAACGGCGGTTATTTTAAGTTTCTTATTCCCAACACAATTGGAATTAGTGGCAAGTCCTGGAAATATCGCACCGCCACAAGGCATCGGTGAAATTTTGAAAACCTTAGTTTTTAATGTGGTTGATAATCCATTCAATGCGTTAACGAGTGCTAACTTTATTGGTATTTTAGCTTGGGCTATTGGTTTAGGGATTCCATTACGCCACGCAGCACAAAGTACTAAAACATTCCTTTTAGATCTTTCAGAAGCGGTTTCTTTTGTGGTAAAAGTGGTTATTTCTCTTGCACCAATCGGTATCTTCGGTTTAGTGGCTGACACTATTGCAACGAATGGTCCTGATGCGTTCTTAGGCTATATTCACTTATTAGCTGTGTTATTAAGTGCAATGGCTGTGGTTGCCTTCGTATTAAATCCTGCATTAGTGTATTGGAAAATCCGTCGTAATCCATATCCATTAGTTTTCACTTGCTTACGTGAAAGTGGAATCACTGCTTTCTTTACACGTAGTTCTGCGGCAAATATTCCTGTAAATATGGGATTAGCGGAGCGTTTAGGTGTTCGAGAAAGTATTTATTCTGTGTCTATCCCACTGGGAGCAACCATCAATATGGCAGGGGCAGCAATTACAGTTACTGTTTTAACATTAGCAGCCGCTTATACTCAAGGTTTAAACCCTGATTTCAGCACAGCATTATTATTAAGCCTTGTAGCAGCGATTTGTGCCTGTGGTGCATCGGGTGTCGCAGGTGGTTCATTATTACTGATCCCATTAGCCTGTAGTTTATTTGATATTCCAGCGGATATCTCAGCACAAGTGATCGGTGTTGGCTTTATTATTGGGGTTATCCAAGATTCAGCAGAAACAGCATTAAACTCATCAACAGACGTTTTATTTACGACAGCGGTAAGTATTGCAGAAGATAATAAAGAGCAAGCTGACTATGTTGTAGAGCCAAGCGCATAA